A section of the Veillonella criceti genome encodes:
- a CDS encoding GumC family protein has translation MEDQVIDLKDIYNSISANKKFITYTTAGFALLGGIYLLFATPTYQSTSLLRIQQEKGLGDSLLQTVTGGNSAMTTQRMQTNAEILKSRNVIIPVIEATEEPESDGSYPEYEEYIKKHVVTKPFKDTEILEVAVTADSPEKAQKVNNLIVNGFISRLTDLSHDQQKQTREFLEKRAQTSKQELMEAEDKLQKYQVANQMYSASDQVKAFTDKVSLTDKTKAESQLNLDTAQASLSSINGQLDSAGKSIADSPAIQQYKTQLAQLVSEKASYLGKFTDEHPKMQEVNERIAQLNVAMNEEIQRIINQEAPSSSSVQQELLASKFKNEAIIAAERSKLATLGAMENENNKTLSELPAKEQGYVRVKRDADVAQEIYVMLAKRLEEAKVAEVMVPNEIQVVDSATLPEKPIAPRKALILAVVLILGFISSSLYVIIRDFFNKKIISAEEVERLLEIPVIGSIPDAAKKLDSYGEDSNTKSGFITRMKGLLWKR, from the coding sequence GTGGAAGATCAAGTAATTGACTTGAAAGATATATATAACTCTATATCTGCCAATAAAAAATTTATAACATATACTACCGCAGGATTTGCTTTATTAGGTGGCATTTATTTATTATTTGCTACACCTACATATCAGTCCACATCATTACTTAGGATACAACAAGAAAAAGGCCTTGGAGATTCGTTATTGCAGACTGTAACGGGAGGAAACTCTGCGATGACTACTCAACGTATGCAAACGAATGCAGAGATTCTTAAGAGTAGAAATGTTATTATTCCTGTTATTGAAGCAACTGAAGAACCAGAAAGTGATGGATCCTATCCGGAATATGAAGAATATATAAAAAAGCATGTTGTTACTAAGCCATTTAAAGATACTGAAATTTTAGAGGTAGCTGTAACAGCAGATAGTCCTGAAAAAGCACAAAAAGTTAATAATTTGATAGTAAATGGTTTTATTAGTCGGTTGACGGATTTGTCACATGATCAACAAAAACAAACTCGAGAGTTCTTAGAAAAAAGAGCTCAAACATCAAAGCAAGAATTAATGGAAGCAGAAGATAAATTACAAAAGTATCAGGTCGCTAATCAAATGTATTCTGCTAGTGATCAAGTTAAGGCTTTTACAGATAAGGTATCATTAACAGATAAAACAAAAGCTGAAAGTCAGTTAAACTTAGATACAGCTCAGGCTTCATTATCTTCGATTAATGGGCAATTAGACAGTGCCGGAAAAAGTATTGCTGATAGCCCTGCTATACAACAATATAAAACTCAATTAGCTCAGCTTGTAAGTGAGAAAGCAAGTTATCTTGGAAAATTTACTGATGAGCATCCTAAGATGCAGGAAGTAAATGAACGTATTGCTCAATTAAATGTGGCAATGAATGAAGAAATACAGCGAATTATCAACCAAGAAGCGCCTTCTAGTAGTTCGGTTCAACAAGAGTTATTAGCTAGCAAATTTAAAAATGAGGCTATTATTGCTGCTGAACGAAGTAAGTTAGCTACTTTGGGAGCAATGGAGAATGAAAATAATAAAACATTATCAGAGCTTCCTGCAAAAGAACAAGGATATGTTCGTGTAAAACGGGATGCTGATGTAGCTCAAGAAATATATGTAATGTTGGCAAAACGTTTAGAAGAAGCTAAGGTAGCAGAAGTAATGGTGCCTAATGAAATTCAGGTTGTTGATAGTGCTACGTTACCTGAGAAGCCGATTGCGCCACGAAAAGCGCTTATATTAGCAGTGGTGTTAATATTAGGGTTTATTTCTAGCTCTCTGTATGTTATTATTAGGGACTTTTTTAATAAAAAAATTATATCTGCGGAAGAGGTGGAACGTCTTCTTGAGATTCCTGTAATTGGGTCAATTCCTGATGCGGCTAAAAAGTTAGACTCTTATGGTGAGGACAGTAATACAAAATCTGGATTTATTACTAGAATGAAAGGATTATTATGGAAGAGATAA
- a CDS encoding CpsD/CapB family tyrosine-protein kinase: MEEITLIAHKDKKSPISEAYRSIRTNLIFASAGKKEKIISITSATPGEGKSTTSSNLAIIMAQAEKRVLLIDCDLRKLSLQKKFNLQNKGLTNYIAMNESLDDVLYVDVVPGLDLLLSGPVPPNPSELLGSKKMEELLKLVEEQYDYIFLDLPPILAVTDAAVLAKYINGTIFVMQAGALGKNEALEAKKRLTQSGVEILGIVLNKVEPTKHSGSYYYYYGEKDLKP, from the coding sequence ATGGAAGAGATAACACTAATAGCACATAAAGATAAAAAATCCCCAATATCAGAAGCCTATCGATCTATTCGAACTAATTTAATATTTGCTTCTGCTGGTAAGAAAGAAAAGATTATTAGTATAACATCAGCTACCCCGGGGGAGGGAAAATCGACAACATCTTCTAACTTGGCTATTATTATGGCTCAGGCAGAAAAAAGAGTATTGTTAATAGATTGTGATTTACGCAAGCTATCTTTACAGAAAAAATTTAATTTGCAGAATAAAGGATTAACTAATTATATTGCAATGAATGAGTCCTTGGATGATGTGTTATATGTTGATGTTGTACCTGGTCTCGATTTGCTATTGAGTGGACCTGTGCCACCAAATCCTTCTGAACTACTAGGGTCTAAAAAAATGGAAGAATTATTAAAACTTGTTGAAGAGCAATATGATTATATTTTTCTTGATTTACCACCTATTTTAGCAGTAACGGATGCTGCAGTTTTAGCAAAATATATAAATGGAACTATATTTGTTATGCAAGCAGGTGCTTTAGGAAAAAATGAAGCTCTTGAAGCAAAAAAAAGGTTGACTCAAAGTGGTGTGGAAATATTAGGGATTGTTTTAAACAAGGTTGAACCTACTAAACATAGTGGAAGCTATTATTATTATTATGGTGAAAAAGATTTGAAACCCTAA